A section of the Streptomyces sp. SLBN-118 genome encodes:
- a CDS encoding acyl-CoA dehydrogenase family protein → MDFRLTDDQRALQRGVRELLAGRFGPEALRAAVDRGGTVDRELWRELGAAGFFSLRLPEAQGGAGLGLPEAVLVFEEAGRALLNGPLVATHVAAERSPEAAEGTCVVTCATQLRSLITHFAAADAALVIHGTGIRTRRPKDLPHTRPVRSMDPLTPLHRIPDGTPKAPPRPDTVLLTAAEQLGSAARTTDMAVRYAGEREQFGQPIGGFQAVKHLCAQMLVRTELARSAVYAAAITEDFTEIAGAKLLADEAAVRNARDCLQVHGGMGFTWEAEVHLHLKRAWLRGQMWLTAAEAEEIQADALASAL, encoded by the coding sequence ATGGACTTCCGGTTGACCGACGACCAGCGTGCCCTCCAGAGGGGCGTACGGGAATTGTTGGCGGGCCGGTTCGGACCCGAGGCGCTGCGGGCCGCCGTGGACCGCGGCGGCACGGTCGACCGTGAGCTGTGGCGCGAGCTCGGCGCGGCCGGGTTCTTCTCGCTGCGCCTGCCCGAGGCGCAGGGTGGTGCCGGGCTCGGGCTGCCCGAGGCGGTGCTGGTCTTCGAGGAGGCGGGCCGGGCGCTGCTGAACGGGCCACTGGTCGCGACCCATGTGGCCGCCGAGCGGAGCCCGGAGGCGGCGGAGGGCACCTGCGTCGTCACCTGCGCAACCCAACTGCGCTCGCTGATCACGCACTTCGCCGCGGCGGACGCGGCCCTGGTGATCCACGGCACCGGGATACGCACGCGGCGCCCCAAGGACCTGCCCCACACCCGCCCCGTGCGGTCCATGGACCCGCTCACCCCCCTGCACCGGATCCCGGACGGGACGCCGAAGGCCCCGCCACGCCCGGACACCGTGCTCCTGACCGCTGCCGAGCAGCTCGGCAGCGCCGCCCGCACCACGGACATGGCCGTGCGATACGCGGGGGAACGCGAACAGTTCGGGCAGCCCATCGGCGGCTTCCAGGCAGTCAAGCATCTGTGTGCCCAGATGCTCGTACGCACGGAACTGGCCCGCAGCGCCGTCTACGCAGCCGCCATCACCGAGGACTTCACCGAGATCGCCGGCGCCAAGCTGCTCGCCGACGAGGCCGCGGTGCGCAACGCCCGCGACTGTCTTCAGGTGCACGGCGGGATGGGCTTCACATGGGAGGCGGAGGTGCATCTGCATCTCAAACGGGCCTGGCTGCGCGGGCAGATGTGGCTGACCGCCGCGGAGGCGGAGGAGATCCAGGCCGATGCCTTGGCCTCAGCACTCTGA
- a CDS encoding acyl-CoA dehydrogenase family protein: MDLTYTEEEEAFRARLREWLDLSLPKLSARPDPLDWPGRRAYDTTWQRMLYDAGYADVHWDASPTQRLIFLEETERAGAPYVGANFVGLLHAGPTIAAEGTAEQRERWLPPVLRGDEIWCQGFSEPDAGSDLASLRTKAVRDGDSYVVTGSKIWTSHAEVADWCELLVRTDPDAPRHRGISWLAMRMDAPGVTVRPLRTLAGSAEFAEVFLDEVRVPVANRVGEENDGWRVTMVTLSFERGTAFVGEVVACRRTLGELAAAARANGTWDDRVLRRGLGRLNAEFSALWRLIQWNVSESQKTGGVPGVGGSVFKLRYSHARQELYEAAAQILGPDAFDLDRQWAADRLSSLSYTIAAGTSQIQRNIVAERILGLPKGR, encoded by the coding sequence ATGGACCTGACGTACACGGAGGAGGAAGAGGCCTTCAGGGCGCGGCTGCGCGAGTGGCTGGACCTCTCGCTTCCGAAGCTGTCCGCCCGGCCGGACCCGCTGGACTGGCCGGGCCGCCGGGCGTACGACACCACCTGGCAGCGGATGCTGTACGACGCCGGATACGCGGACGTCCACTGGGACGCCTCCCCGACCCAGCGCCTGATCTTCCTGGAGGAGACCGAGCGGGCGGGCGCGCCCTATGTCGGCGCGAACTTCGTCGGGCTGCTGCACGCGGGCCCCACGATCGCCGCCGAGGGCACGGCCGAGCAGCGCGAACGCTGGCTGCCGCCCGTGCTGCGCGGCGACGAGATCTGGTGCCAGGGCTTCAGCGAGCCGGACGCGGGCTCGGACCTCGCCTCCCTGCGGACGAAAGCCGTACGGGACGGCGACTCGTATGTCGTCACCGGCTCCAAGATCTGGACCTCTCACGCGGAGGTCGCCGACTGGTGCGAGCTGCTGGTGCGCACTGATCCGGACGCGCCCAGGCACCGCGGTATCTCGTGGCTGGCCATGCGGATGGACGCGCCCGGGGTCACGGTCCGCCCGCTGCGCACGCTGGCCGGGTCGGCGGAGTTCGCCGAGGTGTTCCTGGACGAGGTCCGGGTGCCGGTCGCCAACCGGGTCGGCGAGGAGAACGACGGCTGGCGCGTCACCATGGTCACCCTCTCCTTCGAGCGCGGCACGGCTTTCGTGGGAGAGGTCGTCGCCTGCCGCCGTACGCTCGGCGAACTGGCCGCGGCCGCACGCGCGAACGGCACCTGGGACGATCGGGTGCTGCGCCGCGGGCTCGGCCGCCTGAACGCCGAGTTCAGCGCCCTGTGGCGGCTCATCCAGTGGAACGTCAGCGAGTCCCAGAAGACCGGCGGCGTTCCCGGCGTCGGCGGCTCGGTCTTCAAGCTCCGCTACTCCCACGCGCGCCAGGAGCTGTACGAGGCTGCCGCCCAGATTCTCGGACCCGATGCCTTCGACCTCGACCGGCAGTGGGCCGCCGACCGGCTCTCCTCGCTCTCGTACACCATCGCGGCGGGCACCTCCCAGATCCAGCGGAACATCGTCGCCGAGCGGATCCTCGGCCTGCCGAAAGGGCGCTGA
- a CDS encoding amidohydrolase family protein — protein MTELPRIISVDDHVIEPAHLFETWLPAKYRDRGPQPLTAGIGELAYIGGKYRITMDPDGPPTDWWIYEDLKFPYKRNIAAVGFDRDDMTLEGITRAEMRRGCWDPKERLADMDLNHVEASLCFPTFPRFCGQTFAEAHDKEVALACVRAYNDWMVEEWCGDSGGRLIPLCIIPLWDIGLAVAEIRRNAARGVKAVTFSEIPTCLGLPSIHSGYWDPFFAICQETGTVVNMHIGSSSQMPAASPDAPPAVQASLSFNNAMASMMDFLFSGVLVKFPRLKLAYSEGQMGWIPYALERADDVWEEHRAWGGVRDLIPEPPSTYYYRQMFCCFFRDKHGVASLDVVGRDNATFETDYPHVDSTFPHTKDVALDHVKGLDDETIYKLMRGNAIRMLDLDLDR, from the coding sequence ATGACCGAACTGCCTCGGATCATCAGCGTCGACGACCATGTGATCGAGCCGGCCCACCTCTTCGAGACCTGGCTCCCGGCGAAGTACCGGGACCGCGGCCCCCAGCCGCTCACCGCGGGTATCGGCGAGCTCGCGTACATCGGCGGGAAATACCGGATCACCATGGATCCCGACGGCCCCCCGACCGACTGGTGGATCTACGAGGACCTCAAGTTCCCGTACAAGCGCAATATCGCCGCCGTCGGCTTCGACCGCGACGACATGACCCTCGAAGGCATCACCCGCGCGGAAATGCGCCGGGGGTGCTGGGACCCCAAGGAACGCCTGGCGGACATGGACCTCAACCATGTCGAGGCGAGCCTGTGCTTCCCCACCTTCCCGCGGTTTTGCGGGCAGACCTTCGCCGAGGCCCACGACAAGGAGGTCGCGCTCGCCTGCGTACGCGCCTACAACGACTGGATGGTCGAGGAGTGGTGCGGCGACAGCGGCGGCCGGCTGATCCCGCTGTGCATCATCCCGCTCTGGGACATCGGCCTGGCCGTCGCTGAGATCAGGCGCAATGCCGCACGCGGCGTCAAGGCCGTGACCTTCTCCGAGATCCCCACCTGTCTGGGGCTGCCGTCGATCCACTCCGGCTACTGGGACCCGTTCTTCGCCATCTGCCAGGAAACCGGCACCGTGGTGAACATGCACATCGGCTCCAGCTCCCAGATGCCCGCCGCCTCGCCGGACGCGCCGCCCGCCGTGCAGGCCTCGCTCAGCTTCAACAACGCCATGGCCTCGATGATGGACTTCCTCTTCTCCGGCGTCCTGGTGAAGTTCCCACGGCTGAAGCTGGCCTACAGCGAGGGCCAGATGGGCTGGATTCCCTACGCCCTGGAGCGCGCCGACGACGTGTGGGAGGAGCACCGGGCCTGGGGCGGGGTGCGCGATCTGATCCCCGAACCGCCTTCGACGTACTACTACCGGCAGATGTTCTGCTGCTTCTTCCGCGACAAGCACGGGGTCGCGTCCCTCGACGTCGTCGGCCGTGACAACGCCACCTTCGAAACCGACTACCCGCACGTCGACTCGACCTTCCCGCACACCAAGGACGTCGCGCTGGACCACGTCAAGGGCCTGGACGACGAGACGATCTACAAGCTGATGCGCGGCAACGCCATCCGCATGCTCGACCTCGACCTGGACCGTTGA
- a CDS encoding class I adenylate-forming enzyme family protein: protein MNETAHALGASPTLWELVRRRAALTPDRPVFLQGDRSLTFGELRDRSERVAAGLYQLGVRPSSVVAWQLPTRIETALLSFALARIGAVQSPVIPFYRDREVGFALRESKAAYFAVPGTWRGFDHAGMAHRLALELPEPPLVFEAYDTLPDADPAVLPPPPESGTDVRWIYWTSGTTSDPKGVLHTDRSLIAGGACLAHALHLSADDVGSMAFPFAHIAGPDYTVMLLLYGFPAVMFEQFALPDALEDYRRHEVTVAGGSTAFYSMFLAEQRKQPGRPLIPSLRLLAGGGAPKPPEIYHAVVREMGCGLTHGYGMTEVPMITMGAPDDTADNLATTEGRPPAGMEIRIVDGEVRLRGEAVCQGYLDPAQSAAAFDGEGFFITGDLGHVTESGHLVLTGRLKDVIIRKGENISAKEIEDLLHEHPGVADAAVIGLPDAERGERVCAVVEQETGAEELTLDAVTSFLRGAGLSVHKLPEQLEITDALPRNETLRKVLKYRLRERYS, encoded by the coding sequence ATGAACGAGACCGCGCACGCCCTGGGCGCATCGCCCACCCTGTGGGAACTGGTCCGGCGCAGGGCGGCACTCACCCCCGACCGGCCCGTGTTCCTCCAGGGCGACCGCAGCCTCACCTTCGGCGAGCTGCGGGACCGCTCGGAGCGGGTCGCGGCCGGTCTGTACCAACTGGGCGTACGGCCCTCAAGCGTGGTCGCCTGGCAGCTGCCGACCCGGATCGAGACGGCTCTGCTCTCCTTCGCACTCGCCCGCATCGGCGCCGTACAGTCGCCGGTCATCCCCTTCTACCGGGACCGCGAGGTCGGCTTCGCGCTACGGGAGTCCAAGGCCGCGTACTTCGCCGTGCCCGGGACCTGGCGCGGCTTCGACCACGCGGGCATGGCGCACCGGCTCGCGCTGGAACTGCCCGAACCCCCGCTGGTCTTCGAGGCGTACGACACGCTGCCCGACGCCGATCCGGCGGTGCTGCCACCGCCGCCGGAATCCGGGACGGACGTGCGCTGGATCTACTGGACCTCGGGCACCACATCCGATCCCAAGGGTGTGCTGCACACCGACCGTTCGCTGATCGCCGGCGGCGCGTGCCTGGCCCACGCGCTGCATCTGTCGGCCGACGACGTCGGCTCGATGGCCTTCCCCTTCGCGCACATCGCCGGGCCCGACTACACGGTGATGCTGCTGCTCTACGGGTTCCCCGCGGTGATGTTCGAGCAGTTCGCGCTGCCCGACGCGCTGGAGGACTACCGCAGACACGAGGTGACCGTCGCGGGCGGATCCACCGCGTTCTACTCGATGTTCCTCGCAGAACAGCGCAAACAGCCCGGGCGGCCGCTGATCCCCAGCCTGCGGCTGCTGGCCGGGGGCGGGGCGCCCAAGCCGCCGGAGATCTACCACGCCGTCGTACGCGAGATGGGCTGCGGGCTCACCCACGGGTACGGGATGACCGAGGTCCCCATGATCACCATGGGCGCGCCGGACGACACCGCCGACAACCTCGCCACGACGGAGGGCCGGCCGCCCGCGGGCATGGAGATACGCATCGTCGACGGCGAGGTCCGTCTGCGCGGCGAGGCCGTCTGCCAGGGCTACCTGGATCCGGCGCAGTCCGCCGCGGCGTTCGACGGCGAGGGCTTCTTCATCACCGGCGACCTCGGGCACGTCACGGAATCAGGGCATCTCGTGCTCACCGGGCGGCTGAAGGACGTCATCATCCGCAAGGGCGAGAACATCTCCGCGAAGGAGATCGAGGACCTGCTCCACGAGCACCCGGGGGTGGCGGACGCCGCCGTGATCGGCCTGCCGGACGCGGAGAGGGGGGAGCGGGTGTGCGCGGTGGTGGAACAGGAGACGGGCGCCGAGGAGTTGACGCTCGACGCCGTCACGTCGTTCTTGCGGGGGGCGGGGCTGTCGGTGCACAAGCTGCCGGAGCAGCTGGAGATCACTGATGCGTTGCCTCGGAACGAGACCTTGCGGAAGGTGCTCAAGTACAGGCTGCGGGAGCGGTATTCGTGA